The following proteins come from a genomic window of Pseudomonas putida:
- a CDS encoding DUF2790 domain-containing protein yields the protein MKALLVLVLGSLCGAAMAGEAKDAEQIPVEQYSYSQHLDIARVISMSEVPNVCEVVPARMTYEDSKGQRHILEYRVMGNGCSNG from the coding sequence ATGAAAGCTTTACTGGTATTGGTACTTGGCAGTCTTTGCGGCGCGGCGATGGCCGGTGAAGCAAAAGATGCCGAGCAGATTCCGGTTGAACAGTACAGTTACTCGCAGCACCTGGACATCGCCCGCGTCATCTCCATGAGCGAAGTGCCCAATGTGTGCGAAGTCGTGCCAGCCCGCATGACCTATGAAGACTCCAAGGGCCAGAGACACATTCTCGAATACCGTGTGATGGGGAACGGCTGCTCTAACGGCTGA